The Juglans regia cultivar Chandler chromosome 11, Walnut 2.0, whole genome shotgun sequence genome contains the following window.
GCACCAAGACCAACATGGTTATGGTCTTTGGAGAGATCACTACGAAAACCGATGTAGACTATGAGAAGATTGTACGTGACACATGCCGTTCGATTGGATTTGTGTCTAATGATGTGGGACTTGATGCTGACAACTGCAAGGTTCTGGTTAACATCGAGCAGCAGAGCCCTGATATTGCCCAGGGTGTCCATGGCCATCTCACCAAGCGGCCTGAGGAGATTGGTGCTGGTGACCAGGGTCACATGTTTGGATATGCTACTGATGAGACCCCTGAGCTTATGCCTCTCAGCCATGTTCTGGCTACCAAGCTTGGTGCTCGCCTCACGGATGTTCGCAAGAGTGGAACTTGCCCCTGGTTGAGACCTGATGGCAAAACCCAAGTCACTGTTGAATACTACAATGACCATGGTGCTATGGTCCCAATACGTGTCCACACTGTTCTCATTTCCACGCAGCATGATGAAACTGTTACCAATGATGAGATTGCTGCTGATCTCAAAGAGCATGTTATCAAGCCCGTCATTCCCGAGAAGTACCTTGATGAGAAGACCATCttccatctcaatccatctGGGCGATTTGTCATTGGTGGGCCTCATGGAGATGCAGGTCTAACTGGACGTAAAATCATCGTTGATACTTACGGTGGATGGGGAGCCCATGGTGGTGGTGCTTTCTCTGGAAAGGACCCAACCAAGGTAGATAGGAGTGGAGCCTACATTGTTAGGCAGGCAGCAAAGAGCATTGTTGCCAATGGGCTTGCTCGGAGGTGCATCGTGCAGGTGTCATATGCCATTGGTGTTCCAGAGCCACTGTCGGTATTTGTTGATACTTATTGTACTGGGAAGATTCCAGATAAGGAGATTCTCAAGATTGTGAAAGAGAACTTTGATTTTAGGCCTGGGATGATTGCAATTAATCTGGATCTTAAAAGAGGTGGAAATGGAAGGTTCTTGAAGACAGCCGCATATGGTCACTTTGGAAGAGATGACCCTGACTTCACATGGGAGGTGGTGAAGCCCCTCAAGTGGGAAAAGCCTCTAGAGTAAAGCTATGCGGTCCATTTGGTTGCTTGCAAGGGATCAAGGATGTGCTTGACATTTGCAGCTTCTCCTGTAACTGATCTCAGGGtgcctattttgttttttttccccttttttgtaatgttttttcTGCCGTCTTTGGCCATGCGAAGGATCAatgatatttttccttttgtaaCTACTCTCATAGTGCCTGTTTACTAGATTGCCAAAAGAAAGATAGAAGCAAGCTGCAGAGTAGCATCACTGTAT
Protein-coding sequences here:
- the LOC108987885 gene encoding S-adenosylmethionine synthase 5-like translates to MDTFLFTSESVNEGHPDKLCDQISDAVLDACLEHDPESKVACETCTKTNMVMVFGEITTKTDVDYEKIVRDTCRSIGFVSNDVGLDADNCKVLVNIEQQSPDIAQGVHGHLTKRPEEIGAGDQGHMFGYATDETPELMPLSHVLATKLGARLTDVRKSGTCPWLRPDGKTQVTVEYYNDHGAMVPIRVHTVLISTQHDETVTNDEIAADLKEHVIKPVIPEKYLDEKTIFHLNPSGRFVIGGPHGDAGLTGRKIIVDTYGGWGAHGGGAFSGKDPTKVDRSGAYIVRQAAKSIVANGLARRCIVQVSYAIGVPEPLSVFVDTYCTGKIPDKEILKIVKENFDFRPGMIAINLDLKRGGNGRFLKTAAYGHFGRDDPDFTWEVVKPLKWEKPLE